In Acidimicrobiales bacterium, the following are encoded in one genomic region:
- a CDS encoding CCA tRNA nucleotidyltransferase codes for MIPERLEGLVAATADLAQRFADAGCNLYLVGGVVRDAIVNRLDDTEDLDFTTDALPDQTEKIVAKWADAVWTQGKRFGTIGAKKGDRSYEITTHRAEAYHPDSRKPDVAFATDVEADLARRDFTVNAMALKLPSQPSEVVEVIDPFDGLLDLAAGRLRTPLSPEESFSDDPLRMLRAARFIAGYGLVPDDDLVAAVKEMAPRLEIVSAERIRDEFNKLLVLDDPSAGLWFVVQTGLADVFLPELPALAVEQDPIHRHKDVLAHTIAVVNNTRPDLILRMSALLHDVGKPATRQFSDKGVSFHHHEVVGARMARKRLMALRWPTDDLEAVVKLVELHLRFHTYAMGWTDSAIRRYVRDAGPLLDRLNALTRADCTTRNEAKAKRLSDRMDTLEREIERLRTQEELDAIRPDLDGVQVMEHLGIKPSRAVGDALAFLLELRLEHGPLGEEEAYRRLDEWWATRS; via the coding sequence GTGATTCCCGAGCGGCTGGAAGGCCTTGTCGCGGCTACAGCCGACCTCGCCCAGCGCTTCGCCGACGCCGGGTGCAACCTGTACCTCGTCGGCGGGGTGGTGCGCGACGCGATCGTCAATCGCCTCGACGACACCGAGGACCTCGACTTCACCACCGACGCGCTGCCGGACCAGACCGAGAAGATCGTGGCCAAGTGGGCCGACGCCGTGTGGACGCAGGGCAAGCGTTTCGGCACGATCGGGGCGAAAAAGGGCGATCGGTCCTACGAAATCACGACCCACCGCGCCGAGGCGTATCACCCGGATTCGCGCAAGCCGGACGTCGCGTTCGCCACCGATGTCGAGGCCGACCTGGCGCGGCGCGACTTCACCGTCAACGCCATGGCGCTGAAGCTGCCGAGCCAGCCCAGCGAGGTCGTCGAAGTGATCGACCCGTTCGACGGGCTGCTCGATCTCGCCGCCGGACGGTTGCGCACGCCGCTGTCGCCCGAGGAGTCCTTCAGCGACGATCCGCTGCGCATGTTGCGCGCCGCGCGTTTCATCGCGGGCTATGGCCTCGTGCCCGACGACGACCTCGTCGCCGCCGTGAAAGAGATGGCACCGCGACTCGAGATCGTTTCCGCCGAACGGATCCGCGACGAGTTCAACAAGCTGCTCGTGCTCGACGATCCGTCAGCGGGGTTGTGGTTCGTCGTGCAGACGGGCTTGGCCGACGTCTTCTTGCCGGAGTTGCCGGCACTGGCGGTCGAGCAGGATCCGATCCACCGGCACAAGGACGTGCTGGCGCACACGATCGCGGTGGTCAACAACACGCGGCCCGACCTGATCCTGCGCATGAGCGCCCTGCTCCACGACGTCGGCAAGCCGGCGACGCGCCAGTTCTCCGACAAGGGCGTGTCGTTCCATCATCACGAAGTCGTCGGCGCCCGCATGGCGCGCAAGCGACTGATGGCGCTGCGCTGGCCGACCGACGACCTCGAGGCCGTGGTGAAACTCGTCGAACTCCACCTGCGCTTCCACACCTATGCGATGGGGTGGACGGACTCGGCGATCCGTCGCTACGTGCGCGACGCCGGGCCGCTGCTCGACCGGCTCAACGCGTTGACGCGCGCCGACTGCACGACTCGCAACGAGGCCAAGGCGAAGCGGCTGTCGGATCGGATGGACACGCTCGAGCGCGAGATCGAACGGCTGCGGACCCAAGAAGAGCTCGACGCCATCCGTCCCGACCTCGACGGGGTGCAGGTGATGGAACACCTCGGCATCAAGCCGTCGCGCGCCGTCGGCGATGCGCTGGCGTTCCTGCTCGAGCTGCGGCTCGAGCACGGCCCGCTCGGCGAGGAGGAGGCCTACCGCCGCCTCGACGAGTGGTGGGCTACTCGCTCGTAG
- a CDS encoding cysteine dioxygenase family protein — protein sequence MPLPLTPALRALADAATAALDADLPNERARCDAMHAAMAALLASGDVPADACASLDGDAVGNLLYADPAGRFHILAVVFPEGTSSGVHHHGCWGVIGYLRGGDEETRYSGDDAPHAGDDAELAEVSRHVWHQGDITYLLPDEGDGWHRVRNPGPGDGVSIHVLCMTPSDHPHLFWDRTTKHIAGYPFVEVAPDRWQATIATSE from the coding sequence GTGCCTCTCCCCCTCACACCGGCGCTGCGAGCCCTCGCCGACGCGGCCACCGCTGCTCTCGACGCCGACCTGCCGAACGAGCGGGCGCGCTGCGATGCGATGCACGCCGCCATGGCCGCGCTGCTCGCCAGCGGCGACGTACCCGCGGACGCGTGCGCGTCGCTCGACGGCGACGCCGTGGGCAACCTGCTCTACGCCGATCCGGCCGGGCGCTTCCACATCCTCGCCGTCGTGTTTCCCGAAGGCACGTCGTCGGGCGTGCACCACCACGGCTGTTGGGGCGTCATCGGTTATCTGCGCGGCGGCGACGAGGAGACGCGCTACTCCGGCGACGACGCGCCGCACGCCGGCGACGACGCTGAGCTCGCCGAGGTGTCACGCCACGTGTGGCACCAGGGCGACATCACCTACCTCCTGCCCGACGAAGGCGACGGCTGGCACCGCGTGCGCAACCCCGGCCCCGGCGACGGCGTCAGCATTCACGTGCTGTGCATGACGCCGAGCGATCACCCGCACCTGTTCTGGGACCGCACGACGAAGCACATCGCCGGCTACCCCTTCGTCGAGGTCGCGCCCGACCGCTGGCAGGCGACGATCGCTACGAGCGAGTAG
- a CDS encoding D-cysteine desulfhydrase family protein — MIEPVALSHRPTPLEPMDRLAASLGLPAGRLFVKRDDCTGLAGGGNKARKLDYLCADALAAGADTLVTGGGRQSNHVRMTIAAANRLGLHAVAVLSSAEPKTPSGNVVLDHILAPEFVWAGPLAYYPLEERIAAVCDEQRAAGRVPYQIPIGGATPLGALGYLAAADEIVDQLGEAPALTITADGSGGTHAGLVAGLGDHGRVVGFDVGTRPDLDDVVPREAAACAALAGRAAPVGDVRVDHDYFGADYGAPTDAAREALHLFATCEGLVLDPVYTGKAAAGFVDYARTGRLPDGPVVFVHTGGMPALFANAFSEWVKAPR; from the coding sequence GTGATCGAACCCGTGGCCCTATCGCACCGCCCGACGCCGCTCGAGCCGATGGACCGGCTCGCCGCTTCGCTCGGTTTGCCCGCCGGGCGATTGTTCGTGAAGCGCGACGACTGCACCGGACTCGCCGGCGGTGGCAACAAGGCGCGCAAGCTCGACTATCTGTGCGCCGACGCGCTGGCCGCGGGCGCCGACACGCTCGTCACCGGCGGTGGACGCCAGAGCAACCACGTCCGGATGACGATCGCGGCGGCGAATCGCCTCGGTCTGCACGCCGTCGCCGTGTTGTCGAGCGCCGAGCCGAAGACGCCGTCGGGCAACGTCGTGCTCGACCACATCCTCGCCCCCGAATTCGTGTGGGCCGGACCACTCGCGTACTACCCGCTGGAGGAACGCATCGCCGCGGTGTGCGACGAGCAGCGCGCTGCGGGCCGCGTCCCGTACCAAATCCCGATCGGCGGGGCGACGCCGTTGGGTGCGCTGGGCTACTTGGCCGCCGCCGACGAAATCGTTGATCAGCTCGGCGAGGCGCCGGCGTTGACGATCACGGCCGACGGCTCGGGCGGCACACACGCCGGGCTCGTCGCCGGGCTCGGCGATCACGGGCGCGTCGTGGGATTCGACGTCGGGACCCGCCCGGACCTCGACGACGTCGTGCCCCGCGAGGCCGCGGCCTGCGCCGCGCTGGCGGGACGCGCCGCGCCGGTTGGCGACGTGCGCGTCGACCACGACTACTTCGGCGCCGACTATGGCGCGCCGACCGACGCGGCGCGCGAGGCGCTGCACCTGTTCGCCACGTGCGAGGGCCTCGTGCTCGATCCGGTGTACACCGGCAAGGCCGCCGCGGGCTTCGTCGACTACGCCCGTACCGGTCGTCTGCCCGACGGTCCGGTCGTGTTCGTGCACACCGGCGGCATGCCGGCGCTGTTCGCCAACGCCTTCAGCGAGTGGGTGAAGGCCCCGCGGTAG
- a CDS encoding class I SAM-dependent methyltransferase → MPTDNAAAWDRHSAAYQAGAQLPTDVAHYGPDIGTEADYRLLGDLKGKRVLELGCGGAQCSIAFAKQGAIAIGVDFSSEQLAFARRLCDRENVKVELRLGDLADLAFARAESIDLVFSAYAFGYVEDLGRVFRQVHRVLRPGAPLVFSLPHPAYDMIDDDSDQPLLIRRSYFDRTPIDYEWNGISFTDYRHTMADLYMGLLRANYRVDAIIEPEPVSNAPRSQHWRETYKYVPRTLIIRARKEGI, encoded by the coding sequence GTGCCGACTGACAACGCCGCCGCGTGGGACCGCCACTCCGCCGCGTATCAAGCCGGCGCGCAACTGCCGACCGACGTCGCCCACTACGGCCCCGACATCGGCACCGAGGCCGACTATCGCCTGCTCGGTGACCTGAAGGGCAAACGCGTTCTCGAGCTCGGCTGCGGCGGCGCGCAGTGCTCGATCGCGTTCGCCAAGCAGGGTGCCATCGCCATCGGCGTCGACTTCTCCTCCGAACAGCTCGCGTTCGCGCGGCGCCTGTGCGACCGCGAGAACGTCAAGGTCGAATTGCGCCTCGGCGACCTCGCCGATCTGGCCTTCGCCCGCGCCGAGTCGATCGATCTCGTCTTCAGCGCCTACGCCTTCGGTTATGTCGAGGACCTCGGCCGCGTGTTCCGCCAGGTCCACCGCGTGCTGCGTCCCGGCGCGCCGCTCGTGTTCTCGCTGCCGCATCCCGCCTACGACATGATCGACGACGACTCGGATCAGCCGCTGCTGATCCGTCGCTCGTATTTCGACCGCACGCCGATCGACTACGAGTGGAACGGCATCTCGTTCACCGACTACCGCCACACGATGGCCGATCTCTACATGGGACTGCTGCGGGCCAACTACCGCGTCGACGCGATCATCGAGCCCGAGCCCGTCAGCAACGCTCCCCGCAGCCAGCACTGGCGCGAGACCTACAAGTACGTGCCCCGCACCCTGATCATCCGGGCCCGCAAAGAGGGCATCTAA
- a CDS encoding inositol-3-phosphate synthase, which yields MTARTIAPATGKLGVLLPGLGAVASTVIAGVMQARQTGVAPIGSISQMSHIRLGERAENRNPLIKDFVPLASLDDIVFGGWDPISPNALEAARTAGVLEERDIAPISGDLEGVVAMDAVFDHNWVSRLNGTRVKSGANKMELAQQLIDDIARFKEENGCDRLVMVWCASTEAYRDVTAVHQSVEAFEAGLVANDPMISPSQIYAYAAIMSHVPYANGAPNLSCDLPCMRELADREGVPIGGKDFKTGQTLMKTIVAPGLKARMLGLHGWFSTNILGNRDGEVLDDPENFRSKEVSKQGVLDTIFQPEEYPQLYSDISHVIRINYYPPRGDNKEGWDNIDIFGWMGYPMQIKIDFLCRDSILAAPIVLDLALFMDLAGRAGEKGVQEWLSFYFKAPMTSDVALLPEHDIFIQQMKLKNTLREWMGEEAVTHSEA from the coding sequence ATGACCGCTCGCACCATCGCTCCCGCCACCGGCAAGCTCGGCGTGCTCCTGCCCGGCCTCGGCGCCGTCGCCTCCACCGTGATCGCCGGCGTGATGCAGGCCCGCCAGACCGGCGTCGCGCCCATCGGATCAATCAGCCAGATGTCGCACATCCGCCTCGGCGAGCGTGCCGAGAACCGCAACCCGTTGATCAAGGACTTCGTCCCGTTGGCCTCGCTCGACGACATCGTCTTCGGCGGCTGGGACCCGATCTCGCCCAACGCCCTCGAAGCGGCTCGCACCGCCGGCGTGCTCGAAGAGCGCGACATCGCGCCGATCTCGGGCGACCTCGAAGGCGTCGTCGCCATGGACGCGGTGTTCGACCACAACTGGGTGAGCCGCCTCAACGGCACCCGCGTCAAGTCCGGCGCCAACAAGATGGAACTGGCGCAGCAGCTGATAGACGACATCGCCCGCTTCAAGGAAGAGAACGGCTGCGACCGCCTCGTGATGGTGTGGTGCGCGTCGACCGAGGCGTACCGCGACGTCACCGCGGTCCATCAGTCGGTCGAGGCGTTCGAGGCGGGCCTCGTCGCCAACGACCCGATGATCAGCCCGAGCCAGATCTACGCCTACGCGGCGATCATGAGCCACGTCCCCTACGCCAACGGCGCGCCCAACCTCAGCTGCGACCTGCCCTGCATGCGTGAACTCGCCGACCGCGAGGGCGTGCCGATCGGCGGCAAGGACTTCAAGACCGGTCAGACGCTGATGAAGACCATCGTCGCTCCCGGCCTCAAGGCGCGCATGCTCGGTCTTCACGGGTGGTTCTCCACCAACATCCTCGGCAACCGCGATGGCGAGGTCCTCGACGACCCGGAGAACTTCCGCTCGAAGGAAGTGTCCAAGCAGGGCGTGCTCGACACCATCTTCCAGCCCGAGGAGTACCCGCAGCTCTACTCGGACATCTCCCACGTCATCCGCATCAACTACTACCCGCCCCGCGGCGACAACAAGGAGGGTTGGGACAACATCGACATTTTCGGGTGGATGGGCTACCCGATGCAGATCAAGATCGACTTCCTGTGTCGCGACTCGATCCTCGCGGCGCCGATCGTCCTCGACCTCGCCCTGTTCATGGACCTTGCCGGTCGCGCCGGCGAGAAGGGCGTGCAGGAGTGGCTCAGCTTCTATTTCAAGGCGCCGATGACGAGCGACGTCGCGCTGCTGCCCGAGCACGACATCTTCATCCAGCAGATGAAGCTCAAGAACACCCTGCGCGAGTGGATGGGCGAAGAAGCCGTCACCCACTCGGAGGCCTAA
- a CDS encoding LysR family transcriptional regulator, with amino-acid sequence MRDLPNLSVQQLEYFVAVHEAPTWGDAAAAVGVTPSALSQGLAELERRLGVVLFERDGRRRVPTAAAATVLDHAHAVLARTQDLARWAQRRRAGTAGAVRVGMIDAAATIHCAPGLAAFRAARPDVDVRLQVSPSGELLRDLTAARLDVVVCVAPADVPEGVTVAPLLDEDLAVYAPVDAAPRAWGPWVTYPVGSQTRALIDDALRRAGRPVTIVAESHQPEVLAQMVALGLGWTVLPVAQVQRSGVELRRVGRDAFVRRSLVVARRADGPADPAVDALVTAIGC; translated from the coding sequence ATGCGCGACCTGCCGAACCTGTCCGTCCAGCAACTCGAATACTTCGTCGCCGTGCACGAGGCGCCGACGTGGGGCGACGCGGCCGCGGCGGTCGGGGTCACGCCCTCCGCGCTGAGCCAGGGCCTCGCGGAGCTGGAGCGCCGGTTGGGGGTCGTGTTGTTCGAACGCGACGGCCGGAGGCGGGTGCCGACCGCCGCGGCGGCCACCGTCCTCGACCACGCTCACGCCGTGCTCGCCCGCACACAGGATCTGGCGCGCTGGGCCCAGCGCCGCCGCGCCGGCACCGCGGGCGCCGTGCGCGTCGGCATGATCGACGCGGCGGCCACGATCCACTGCGCGCCGGGCTTGGCGGCGTTTCGCGCCGCTCGCCCCGACGTCGACGTGCGGCTCCAGGTCAGCCCGTCGGGCGAGCTGCTGCGCGACCTGACAGCGGCGCGCCTCGACGTCGTGGTGTGCGTGGCCCCGGCCGACGTGCCCGAGGGCGTTACCGTGGCGCCGCTGCTCGACGAGGACCTCGCTGTCTACGCCCCCGTCGACGCCGCGCCCCGCGCGTGGGGCCCGTGGGTGACCTATCCCGTCGGCTCGCAGACGCGGGCGCTGATCGACGACGCCCTGCGACGCGCCGGGCGGCCCGTCACGATCGTGGCCGAGTCGCACCAGCCCGAAGTGCTGGCCCAGATGGTGGCGCTCGGGCTCGGGTGGACGGTGCTGCCGGTGGCCCAGGTGCAGCGCTCGGGCGTCGAGTTGCGCCGCGTCGGGCGCGACGCATTCGTCCGCCGCTCGCTCGTCGTCGCCCGCCGCGCCGACGGGCCCGCCGACCCGGCCGTCGACGCTCTCGTAACGGCTATCGGCTGCTGA
- a CDS encoding sigma-70 family RNA polymerase sigma factor yields MDAEARFRALYAQSYGPLHRWAQHRGITGADADDLVADVFTIAWRRFADIPADAAVAWLFGVARNVARNRGRAERRRAALHLMAPRDASTPPPDEPSDTRVLRAALDALRSDDREVLRLVAWDGVELADLPVALGCSPGAARVRLHRARQRFAAAVTRAEHATGSGRDLQEVPDVR; encoded by the coding sequence GTGGATGCAGAGGCGCGCTTTCGCGCGCTATACGCGCAGAGCTACGGGCCGCTGCACCGGTGGGCGCAGCACCGCGGCATCACCGGCGCCGACGCCGACGATCTCGTAGCCGACGTGTTCACGATCGCGTGGCGCCGGTTCGCCGACATCCCCGCCGACGCCGCCGTCGCCTGGCTCTTCGGCGTCGCCCGCAACGTGGCGCGCAACCGCGGGCGCGCCGAGCGCCGGCGCGCCGCGCTCCACTTGATGGCGCCGCGCGACGCGTCGACGCCGCCCCCCGACGAGCCATCCGATACGCGCGTGCTGCGCGCCGCCCTCGACGCGTTGCGGTCCGACGATCGCGAGGTCTTGCGTCTCGTGGCGTGGGACGGCGTCGAGCTCGCGGACTTGCCCGTCGCCCTCGGCTGTTCGCCCGGCGCCGCCCGCGTGCGGCTGCACCGCGCCCGCCAACGCTTCGCCGCCGCGGTAACGCGCGCCGAACACGCGACAGGTAGCGGTCGAGACCTACAGGAGGTTCCCGATGTCCGATGA
- a CDS encoding DUF5318 family protein, protein MASRSESVARKDDDRTAAVDFRLARNAVITDYRAKRITREDVCDAHPELLRAAKAGRRTNEECPICEADALVHVTYAFGPRLPARGRCVDTAAEMRRLDQSGDELSCYVVEVCPTCKWNHLVRRVPLGGRRPRR, encoded by the coding sequence ATGGCTTCACGTTCTGAGTCCGTTGCCCGCAAGGACGACGACCGCACCGCCGCCGTCGACTTCCGCCTGGCCCGCAACGCGGTTATCACCGACTACCGGGCGAAACGGATCACGCGCGAGGACGTGTGCGATGCCCACCCGGAGCTGCTGCGGGCGGCGAAGGCCGGACGCCGGACGAACGAGGAATGCCCGATCTGTGAGGCCGACGCGCTCGTGCATGTCACCTACGCCTTCGGGCCGCGCCTACCGGCGCGGGGTCGCTGCGTCGACACCGCCGCCGAGATGCGCCGCTTGGACCAGTCGGGCGACGAGCTGAGTTGCTACGTCGTCGAGGTGTGCCCGACGTGCAAGTGGAACCACCTCGTACGACGGGTGCCGCTCGGCGGGCGCCGGCCCCGCCGCTGA
- a CDS encoding VOC family protein has translation MTRLNHAVLYVRDVEVSVAFYRDALGFKVVNEMPGAAFLQAPASTNDHDLGLFQIGAAAGPSGAGRSTVGLYHLAWEVDTLAELGRLAQELSQRGALVGASDHSTTKSLYAHDPDGLEFEVAWIVPAAFIDDAMLAERGVQPLDLPKEIARFGETTRGGVGVSV, from the coding sequence GTGACGCGACTGAACCATGCGGTGCTTTACGTCCGTGACGTGGAGGTGAGCGTGGCCTTCTACCGCGACGCCCTTGGCTTCAAGGTGGTCAACGAGATGCCGGGCGCGGCGTTTCTGCAAGCGCCGGCGTCGACCAACGACCACGACTTGGGGCTGTTCCAGATCGGCGCGGCGGCGGGCCCCTCCGGTGCGGGTCGCAGCACCGTCGGGCTGTACCACCTGGCGTGGGAGGTCGACACGCTCGCCGAGCTCGGCCGGCTGGCGCAGGAGCTGTCCCAGCGCGGCGCGCTCGTCGGCGCGTCGGACCATTCGACGACCAAGAGCCTGTACGCCCACGATCCCGACGGCCTCGAGTTCGAAGTGGCGTGGATCGTGCCGGCGGCCTTCATCGACGACGCGATGCTGGCGGAGCGAGGCGTCCAGCCGCTCGACCTGCCGAAGGAGATCGCCCGCTTCGGCGAGACCACGCGGGGTGGCGTTGGCGTCTCTGTCTGA
- the panB gene encoding 3-methyl-2-oxobutanoate hydroxymethyltransferase encodes MPDVRASKGQTPLVMVTAYDAPTARIADDAGVDLILVGDSVAMVVLGYDDTLQVTIDDMAHHTAAVARTNPRALVVGDLPWMSYHTGRHDAVANAAKLIRAGARCVKLEGGAKRVPVIEAIVDAEIPVMGHLGLTPQSVNAMGGFKVQGRTAEAARVLIDDAKALVHAGVFAIVLECVPDDVARIVTDAIDVPTIGIGAGSACDGQVLVMHDLLGLEDRVTPKFVRRYAQVKADSVEAVKAYAADVRARTFPGPDEGYRLPGDAAEELGLYGGTSRDHGGRASMSA; translated from the coding sequence GTGCCTGATGTCCGCGCGTCCAAGGGCCAAACACCGCTGGTGATGGTCACTGCCTACGACGCGCCGACGGCGCGCATCGCCGACGACGCCGGCGTCGATCTCATTCTCGTCGGCGACTCCGTCGCCATGGTCGTGCTCGGCTACGACGACACGCTCCAGGTCACCATCGACGACATGGCGCACCACACTGCCGCCGTGGCCCGCACCAACCCGCGGGCGCTCGTGGTCGGCGACCTGCCGTGGATGAGCTACCACACGGGTCGCCACGACGCCGTCGCCAACGCCGCCAAGCTGATTCGCGCCGGCGCCCGCTGCGTCAAGCTCGAAGGCGGCGCCAAGCGCGTGCCGGTCATCGAAGCGATCGTCGACGCCGAGATTCCGGTGATGGGCCACCTCGGTCTCACGCCGCAGTCGGTCAACGCCATGGGCGGCTTCAAGGTGCAGGGCCGCACGGCCGAAGCGGCGCGTGTGCTGATCGACGACGCCAAGGCTCTGGTGCACGCCGGCGTGTTCGCCATCGTGCTCGAGTGCGTGCCCGACGACGTCGCCCGCATCGTGACCGACGCCATCGACGTGCCCACGATCGGCATCGGCGCGGGCAGCGCGTGTGACGGTCAGGTCCTCGTGATGCACGATCTGCTCGGGCTTGAAGACCGCGTCACGCCCAAGTTCGTGCGCCGGTATGCGCAGGTGAAAGCCGACAGCGTCGAGGCCGTCAAGGCCTACGCCGCCGACGTACGCGCCCGCACCTTTCCCGGCCCCGACGAGGGCTACCGCCTGCCGGGCGACGCCGCCGAGGAACTGGGCCTGTACGGCGGCACTTCACGGGACCACGGCGGGCGTGCAAGCATGTCGGCGTGA
- a CDS encoding DUF192 domain-containing protein: MLLGLPVVIGTAVVIYRSFTSSAPAATPAERNVLPTVAPFGRVGFRVDDSPRVHCALLAATPEAQVEGMQGKHTLLGYDAMVFAFPEATTVHFTNHFVPIDLSIGWYDAAGVLVDATTMTACPSGQDCPEYAAKDPFSYAVETPVGGLAGLGLTHAGAVLHVGGGCPA; the protein is encoded by the coding sequence GTGCTGCTTGGCCTGCCCGTCGTCATCGGAACTGCGGTGGTGATCTACCGGTCGTTCACGTCGTCCGCGCCGGCGGCGACACCGGCCGAGCGCAACGTGCTGCCGACCGTGGCCCCGTTCGGCCGCGTCGGGTTTCGCGTCGACGACAGTCCGCGGGTGCACTGCGCGTTGCTCGCGGCTACGCCCGAGGCCCAGGTCGAAGGCATGCAGGGCAAGCACACGTTGCTCGGCTACGACGCCATGGTGTTCGCCTTCCCCGAGGCCACGACGGTGCACTTCACCAACCACTTCGTGCCGATCGACCTGTCGATCGGGTGGTACGACGCCGCCGGTGTCCTCGTCGACGCGACGACGATGACGGCGTGCCCGTCGGGCCAAGACTGTCCGGAGTACGCGGCGAAGGACCCGTTCTCGTACGCGGTGGAGACGCCCGTCGGTGGGCTCGCGGGTTTGGGGTTGACGCACGCTGGCGCCGTGCTCCACGTGGGTGGAGGATGCCCAGCGTGA
- a CDS encoding DUF1345 domain-containing protein, translated as MNSANVRLVASALVGVVLGAVMGLRGPWQVAVLTGWITGAAAFLVQVGVQILTCDATRTRQIATDEDVSHVLADATLLTAAGASLVAVGFVLLKASHYHGASRGGVAGLGALGVALAWCTVQTLYTLRYARLFYETGDGVDFGGDAPDYHDFAYLAFTIGMTYQVSDTAITRRPLRRTVLRHALLSFVFATAFIAVLVNVVGGLL; from the coding sequence GTGAACTCCGCCAACGTCCGCCTGGTGGCGAGTGCGCTCGTCGGGGTGGTGCTCGGCGCGGTGATGGGACTGCGGGGGCCATGGCAGGTCGCGGTACTGACGGGCTGGATCACCGGGGCGGCGGCGTTTCTCGTACAGGTGGGCGTGCAGATCCTCACCTGTGACGCCACCCGCACGCGCCAGATCGCTACCGACGAAGACGTTTCGCACGTGCTGGCCGACGCCACGCTGCTCACGGCCGCGGGCGCGAGCCTCGTGGCCGTCGGCTTCGTGCTGTTGAAGGCGAGCCACTACCACGGTGCCAGCCGCGGCGGCGTCGCCGGCCTGGGTGCGCTCGGCGTGGCGCTGGCGTGGTGCACCGTGCAGACCCTGTACACGCTGCGCTACGCGCGGCTCTTCTACGAGACGGGCGACGGCGTCGACTTCGGCGGCGACGCGCCCGACTACCACGACTTCGCCTACCTGGCGTTCACGATCGGCATGACGTATCAGGTGTCCGACACCGCGATCACCCGCCGGCCGCTGCGGCGCACCGTGCTGCGCCACGCGTTGCTGTCCTTCGTGTTCGCCACCGCGTTCATCGCCGTGCTCGTCAACGTGGTGGGCGGCCTGCTGTGA